A window from Citrus sinensis cultivar Valencia sweet orange chromosome 5, DVS_A1.0, whole genome shotgun sequence encodes these proteins:
- the LOC102622748 gene encoding ATP sulfurylase 2, with the protein MSLTIKVHIAAHFNLNLRTAKQTKLTDYNVKIRPKPIYHSNQLIAFQPKMSAAVKSASSAIKSSLIEPDGGVLVDLVVPESERGLRTTEAESMPKVKLTKIDLEWVHVVSEGWASPLRGFMRENEYLQSLHFNCLRMKDGSIVNMSLPIVLAIDDETKERIGSTTNVALLGPTGGLIGILRSIEIYKHNKEERIARTWGTTAAGLPYVEEVITPAGNWLVGGDLEVLKPIKYNDGLDHYRLSPQQLRKEFDNRQADAIFAFQLRNPIHNGHALLMNDTRRRLLEMGYKNPILLLHPLGGFTKADDVPLDVRMEQHSKVLEDGVLDPETTIVSIFPSPMHYAGPTEVQWHAKARINAGANFYIVGRDPAGMGHPTEKRDLYDPDHGKKVLSMALGLEKLNILPFRVAAYDTVEKKMAFFDPSRAKDFLFISGTKMRTFARSGENPPDGFMCPGGWKVLVQYYESLQAEEATQQPAILTS; encoded by the exons ATGTCTCTGACGATTAAAGTACACATCGCTGCACACTTTAACCTCAATCTCCGTACGGCTAAGCAGACGAAGCTTACAGATTACAACGTTAAAATACGACCGAAACCCATTTACCATTCGAATCAGTTGATTGCGTTTCAGCCCAAAATGAGTGCTGCGGTCAAATCAGCCTCGTCTGCGATTAAGAGTTCTTTGATCGAGCCGGATGGTGGGGTCCTGGTGGATCTGGTGGTGCCGGAGAGCGAACGGGGGTTGAGGACGACGGAAGCCGAGTCAATGCCGAAGGTGAAGCTGACGAAGATCGACTTGGAATGGGTTCACGTGGTAAGCGAGGGATGGGCGAGTCCGTTGAGAGGGTTCATGAGGGAAAATGAGTACTTGCAGAGCTTgcattttaattgtttgagaATGAAAGATGGGTCTATTGTCAATATGTCTCTTCCTATTGTTTTGGCCATTGATGATGAGACTAAGGAGCGAATTGGGTCTACCACTAATGTGGCCTTGCTTGGTCCTACTGGCGGCTTGATCGGGATTCTCAGGAG TATTGAAATATACAAGCATAATAAAGAAGAGAGGATAGCTAGGACTTGGGGAACAACTGCAGCAGGATTGCCATATGTAGAGGAGGTTATTACCCCGGCTGGGAATTGGCTTGTAGGTGGAGATCTGGAAGTATTAAAGCCCATCAAGTACAATGATGGTCTTGATCACTACAGGCTCTCTCCTCAGCAACTCAGGAAAGAATTCGATAATCGTCAGGCTGATGCAATTTTTGCTTTTCAGTTAAGAAATCCTATACACAATGGGCATGCTTTGTTAATGAACGATACACGCAGGCGACTTTTGGAAATGGGATACAAGAATCCTATTCTGTTACTTCACCCTTTAGGAGGTTTCACAAAAGCTGACGATGTGCCCTTAGATGTTCGAATGGAGCAGCACAGCAAG GTCCTAGAAGATGGTGTCCTTGACCCTGAGACGACCATTGTTTCCATATTTCCATCACCCATGCATTATGCAGGTCCAACTGAAGTTCAGTGGCATGCTAAGGCACGTATAAATGCCGGTGCTAATTTCTACATTGTTGGTCGTGATCCTGCTGGCATGGGTCATCCAACAGAGAAGAGAGATTTATATGACCCAGATCATGGAAAAAAGGTGTTAAGCATGGCTCTTGGTCTAGAGAAGCTAAATATTTTGCCATTCAGG GTTGCTGCATATGATACtgtggaaaagaaaatggctTTTTTTGATCCTTCACGTGCaaaagattttctcttcatctcTGGAACCAAG ATGCGGACTTTTGCAAGAAGTGGTGAGAATCCTCCTGATGGCTTTATGTGCCCTGGGGGATGGAAAGTCCTTGTCCAATATTACGAGAGCTTACAAGCTGAAGAGGCAACACAGCAGCCGGCCATTTTAACCTCTTAG
- the LOC102622453 gene encoding protein SMALL AUXIN UP-REGULATED RNA 51: protein MAIRKSNKLSQTAVIKQILKRCSSLGKKQSYDEQGLPLDVPKGHFVVYVGENRSRYIIPITFLTRPEFQSLLQQAEEEFGFDHDMGLTIPCEEQVFQSLTSMLR, encoded by the coding sequence ATGGCCATCAGAAAATCAAACAAGTTGTCTCAAACGGCTGTGATTAAGCAAATTCTCAAGAGATGCTCGAGCTTGGGGAAGAAACAAAGCTACGATGAACAAGGACTCCCTTTAGATGTCCCAAAAGGTCATTTTGTTGTGTATGTTGGTGAAAACAGAAGCAGATACATCATCCCAATAACTTTCTTGACTCGTCCTGAGTTTCAAAGCCTGCTTCAACAAGCCGAAGAAGAATTTGGCTTTGATCATGACATGGGCTTAACCATTCCATGTGAAGAACAAGTGTTCCAGTCCTTAACATCAATGCTCAGATAA